Proteins found in one Ovis aries strain OAR_USU_Benz2616 breed Rambouillet chromosome 19, ARS-UI_Ramb_v3.0, whole genome shotgun sequence genomic segment:
- the KCTD6 gene encoding BTB/POZ domain-containing protein KCTD6 isoform X1 codes for MDNGDWGYMMTDPVTLNVGGHLYTTSLTTLTRYPDSMLGAMFGGDFPTARDPQGNYFIDRDGPLFRYVLNFLRTSELTLPLDFKEFDLLRKEADFYQIEPLIQCLNDPKPLYPVDTFEEVVELSSTRKLSKYSNPVAVIITQLTITTKVHSLLEGISNYFTKWNKHMMDTRDCQVSFTFGPCDYHQEVSLRVHLMEYITKQGFTIRNTRVHHMSERANENTVEHNWTFCRLARKTDD; via the exons ATGGATAATGGAGACTGGGGCTATATG ATGACTGACCCAGTCACGTTAAATGTAGGTGGACACTTGTACACGACGTCTCTCACCACACTGACGCGCTACCCGGATTCCATGCTTGGAGCCATGTTTGGGGGGGACTTCCCCACAGCTCGAGACCCTCAAGGCAATTACTTCATTGATCGAGATGGACCTCTTTTCCGATACGTCCTCAACTTCTTAAGAACTTCAGAGCTGACCTTACCCCTGGATTTTAAGGAATTTGATCTGCTTCGGAAAGAGGCAGACTTCTATCAGATTGAGCCCTTGATTCAGTGTCTCAATGACCCCAAGCCTTTGTATCCCGTGGATACTTTTGAAGAAGTCGTGGAGTTATCTAGTACCCGGAAGCTTTCTAAGTACTCCAATCCGGTAGCTGTCATCATAACCCAGTTAACCATTACCACCAAGGTCCATTCCTTACTAGAAGGCATATCAAACTATTTTACCAAATGGAATAAGCACATGATGGACACCAGAGATTGCCAGGTGTCCTTCACGTTTGGACCCTGTGATTATCACCAGGAAGTCTCTCTCCGAGTGCACCTGATGGAGTACATCACAAAGCAGGGTTTCACGATCCGCAACACCCGAGTGCACCACATGAGTGAGCGGGCCAACGAGAACACGGTGGAGCACAACTGGACTTTCTGCAGGCTGGCCCGGAAGACAGACGACTGA
- the KCTD6 gene encoding BTB/POZ domain-containing protein KCTD6 isoform X2 yields MLGAMFGGDFPTARDPQGNYFIDRDGPLFRYVLNFLRTSELTLPLDFKEFDLLRKEADFYQIEPLIQCLNDPKPLYPVDTFEEVVELSSTRKLSKYSNPVAVIITQLTITTKVHSLLEGISNYFTKWNKHMMDTRDCQVSFTFGPCDYHQEVSLRVHLMEYITKQGFTIRNTRVHHMSERANENTVEHNWTFCRLARKTDD; encoded by the coding sequence ATGCTTGGAGCCATGTTTGGGGGGGACTTCCCCACAGCTCGAGACCCTCAAGGCAATTACTTCATTGATCGAGATGGACCTCTTTTCCGATACGTCCTCAACTTCTTAAGAACTTCAGAGCTGACCTTACCCCTGGATTTTAAGGAATTTGATCTGCTTCGGAAAGAGGCAGACTTCTATCAGATTGAGCCCTTGATTCAGTGTCTCAATGACCCCAAGCCTTTGTATCCCGTGGATACTTTTGAAGAAGTCGTGGAGTTATCTAGTACCCGGAAGCTTTCTAAGTACTCCAATCCGGTAGCTGTCATCATAACCCAGTTAACCATTACCACCAAGGTCCATTCCTTACTAGAAGGCATATCAAACTATTTTACCAAATGGAATAAGCACATGATGGACACCAGAGATTGCCAGGTGTCCTTCACGTTTGGACCCTGTGATTATCACCAGGAAGTCTCTCTCCGAGTGCACCTGATGGAGTACATCACAAAGCAGGGTTTCACGATCCGCAACACCCGAGTGCACCACATGAGTGAGCGGGCCAACGAGAACACGGTGGAGCACAACTGGACTTTCTGCAGGCTGGCCCGGAAGACAGACGACTGA